GTACTGGGATGGCAGCTGGCAGGTCAATGAAGACGATGACTGTACCTCCGGGATAGCTTTCGATTCACTCAGGGCGCACATAAGCTCAAATCCCGATGTGACCGATGGGGTCGGCTATCTGATGGTGGATAAACCCGCCGGTGCCAACCCGGAAACCATCACCGTCTGTCCCGTTGCCCCGGCCTGGTTAAGCTGTTCGACATCCGAGTGCTGCGGCACCTTTACCTTTGGCATCTACCGGGGTAATGATCGCCTTATTCTAAAAATGGAAGTGCCGGAATAGCCGATAATTTAAGAAATGCGACGGTATTTCACAATCTGCGGGTAAACATTCGTTTATTTATAAATTGGCAAATTTTTCTTATTTCTCACAGAGACACAGAGTCACAGAGGGCAAATGTTTGGGCTTCTCTGTGGCTTTGTAACTCCGTGAGAGTAACTTTTACCTAAGTTAAGCATTAGCTGTTAGCTATCAGCGTTTAGCCTTGAAAAATAAAGGCGTTACGTTAATGAGAAATAACACCCAACGGGTGAAAGTTTGTAATAGCAAAACATCCTGTAATCATTAAACTAATAGCTAACCGCTAAAGGCTAATCACTCAGTTTAGGTTTTACTTTTTTCTGACTTGCGTTGCCAGGGACATATTACCGGATGTTCGGGCTTGGCTCATAGCGGTATTGGCCTGGGTTGGGACAGTTTTTAAAACTGTCCCACATTGTGATTCGCGGTGGATAATGGGGGACATTGCTTTAGCGCGCCTCACAAGCCGGCCATGGACGGCCGGCGAGAATGAGCGAGAGCCATGCCGGAACATCCCTGTAAATTTTTTCCGTTGTTTTTAGAGCAACTCAGAAAGTTGAGTTAAAGTATTTATTTCAAGTGACGAAAACACTTTCATGACTATCCTGCCGAAACAATTAGGGAAAGAACTGAAACTGGCCAAAATCTCCAAAGCCCAGCTGCGTTTTGTCCTGCTTGCGGTTATTTCTCTGGCTATGGTGGTCTACGGTTACCAGAATCTGGTGACGGCTCCCCTTAAATCCAGGTTGACAGCCAGCGAGCAGCAGATTCGTAAAGTAGAGGAGGAAATCCAGCGCCTGCCCCAGAGCCCGGTGCAACTGGATCAGCAGGTGAAACGTCTGGCATCACTGAAACAGAAAATGGAAGAGAAACAGCAGGCACTGAAGCAGATCCAGCAGCAGATGGCCACTGAGCAGGATATTTCCCGGGTGGTAAAAACTTTGGCGGTTACGGAATCTCCAGCAGATTTCACCTTGCTGGCCCTGCGAAAAAAAGCGGCGGAAAAAAAGGAGCACTACCTGGTTCAACCCTTTGAAGTCAGTTTCCAGGCGGATTACCGTAAAATGGCTTCCTACCTGGAGAACTTTTCTTCGGGGGAGAAATTATATACCATCGGTAACCTGAAAATTATCACTCACCCGGAGATTTTGCCCCGGGTTGAAGTTCTTCTGGGAATTAACAACTATCAGTTTGAACAAAAAAATATATCCGCGACAAACTGAGGCGATTGATGTGATTTATCAACGAACAACAATATTTATCATCTTTTCTCTTGTCGCCATGCTGCTTTTTGGGAATGCTGTGCCAGGATTGGCCGCCGGGGTTTTCCGTGGTTCCGGACAGCCTGAATATCAGTGGCAGCACAATCCTTTCATCCCCCTGCTGGTGGCTAAAGAAGCCGTTATCATGGCGACGAAAGGTGCTCAGGCGGCACCCTATGAAAACTTTTCCCTGCCGCCCAATCTTAAATTAAAAGCGGTGATCAAAAGCGATAATCAGTATAAGGCAATTGTCGGTGATCAGCTGGTGGTGCCCGATGATCAGGTGATGGGTTTTATCGTTGCCGAAGTCCAGGCTGATCGGGTGGTGCTGCTGAAAAATGGTCGGGTGGTGGAGCTTCCTCTCCGTTCGATTGTCAACCGCAAGGAAAATTTCACCATTAACCTCACGGATGATAAAACGGAAATTAATGCTCCTGATTCAAGACAATTATCTTCCGGCGCTGATAGCCGGAAAAGTTTTATCCATTTGGTGAACGTAGCTGGGGAAGCGGACCTTTCCCCGGCTGAATAGCAAGACAGTCATAAGTCCACAACATTTTTTAAGGTATCGGCTGAAAAGCTGGCAGGAATGAGTTATGAGAAAAATTATTTTCCTCTTGCTGTTCGTTACTTCACTCTTGTTGATTGTCGTTTCTTCCGGTTTCGCGGGGGAATCTGATGGACAGGCGCCGGCAGCGGAAGCTGCTGAAGCCGCTGAACAAACGCCGGCGCTTCAAGCTCAAAATGATTTACAGAAAAAAATCAGCCTGGAATGCCGGGAAACCGGCTTGCAGGATATTCTCAGAGCCCTGGCTGCCGAGGCCGGCATCAACCTGATTCTCGGGGCGGAAGTGCCGTCGGCAACCGTATCGCTTAATTTTCATGAAATCAGTATCGAAGGAGCGATGAACGCGATTCTGGCATCTCACGATCTGGGGATGATCAGGGATAAAGAAGTCTACCGGGTAGTGAAGGCGGACGAAATTATCGAACTGGGTGAAGATCTGGTTACCGAGTATATCCCCCTGAACTACAGCAAGGGAGCAGATGTCTCCCCCCAGTTGGAACCTTTATTGTCCAAGCGGGGAAAACTGCGGGCTGACGGCCGAACCAACATCCTCATGGTCCGCGATACTCCCAGTCATTTGCAGCAGATTCGACAATTACTGGAAGTGCTGGATATCCCCACGTCCCAGGTAATGATTGAAGCTCGGATTGTTACTATTGCCAATAAAGCTATCAAAGAGCTGGGTATCCAGTGGGGCGGCATGTATACCGGCAATTTCGGCAGCGGCGACCGGAAAACTTTGAATATTGGCGGCAGTGCGGCCGGCGGCAGTTTTGATAACACCATGATCAACCTGCCCACCCCGGCTGCTTCCTCGGCCCTGAGCTTCGGCATCAGCAAGCTGAATTCCTTTGCTTTTAACGTCAGGCTTTCAGCCCTGGAGCAGAAGGATTTGGTGAATACCCTTTCCAATCCCCGGGTGATGGTGCTTGACAACCATAAAGCCAAAATCGGCCAGGGAAAGGAAATCCCCTACAAGTCGGCCGACGTCGACAACCCGGATACTGAATTCAAGGAAGCGGAACTGAGCTTGGAAGTGGTACCCCATGTGACCAAAAACGGTGAAATCACCCTTGAGCTGGAAATCAGTAATGACAGCCAGGGGGAAAATACCGAGCAGGGCGAACCCATCATCAATACCCAGAATGTCAATACCACCCTACTGATCAAGGATGGGGAGACGGCGGTGATCGGCGGC
Above is a window of Pseudomonadota bacterium DNA encoding:
- the pilQ gene encoding type IV pilus secretin PilQ, which encodes MRKIIFLLLFVTSLLLIVVSSGFAGESDGQAPAAEAAEAAEQTPALQAQNDLQKKISLECRETGLQDILRALAAEAGINLILGAEVPSATVSLNFHEISIEGAMNAILASHDLGMIRDKEVYRVVKADEIIELGEDLVTEYIPLNYSKGADVSPQLEPLLSKRGKLRADGRTNILMVRDTPSHLQQIRQLLEVLDIPTSQVMIEARIVTIANKAIKELGIQWGGMYTGNFGSGDRKTLNIGGSAAGGSFDNTMINLPTPAASSALSFGISKLNSFAFNVRLSALEQKDLVNTLSNPRVMVLDNHKAKIGQGKEIPYKSADVDNPDTEFKEAELSLEVVPHVTKNGEITLELEISNDSQGENTEQGEPIINTQNVNTTLLIKDGETAVIGGIVLDNTIKQKDGVPGVSKIPLFGKLFQHDVKNMERGELVVFITPTIIKR
- the pilO gene encoding type 4a pilus biogenesis protein PilO translates to MTILPKQLGKELKLAKISKAQLRFVLLAVISLAMVVYGYQNLVTAPLKSRLTASEQQIRKVEEEIQRLPQSPVQLDQQVKRLASLKQKMEEKQQALKQIQQQMATEQDISRVVKTLAVTESPADFTLLALRKKAAEKKEHYLVQPFEVSFQADYRKMASYLENFSSGEKLYTIGNLKIITHPEILPRVEVLLGINNYQFEQKNISATN